The region CACGCGCATTGCCATGTGGTCGGGGCCGCGCAACCTCTCGACCGCGATGATGCGCAGTTTTGGCGCGCGGGGCGATTGCGCCTGCGTGGACGAACCCTTCTATGCCGCCTATCTGGCGGCCACGGGGCTTGACCATCCGATGCGCGCGGCGGTGCTGGCCAGCCAGCCGCAGGACTGGCGGGTGGCGCGGGAGGCGCTGATGGGGCCGGTGGTGCAGCCGATCCAGTACCAGAAGCACATGGTCCAGCACATGCTGCCCGGGATGGAGACCGACTGGCTGGACGGGCTGGTGAATGTCTTCCTGATCCGCGAGCCCGAGCGGGTGGTGGCGAGCTTTTCGGCCAAGCGTGGTCTGCCAGATGCGGGGGAACTGGGCTTTCGGCGCCAGCGTGAGCTTTACGAGGAGTTGGTCTCACGCGGGAAACGTCCGGTGGTGATCGACAGCGCCGATATCCGCCGCGCGCCGGAACCGGCGCTCAGGGCGCTTTGCGCCGCCATCGGGATTGATTTCACCCCGCGGATGCTGGGTTGGACGCCGGGCGCCAAGCCCGAGGACGGGGTCTGGGGCGCCCATTGGTATGATGCGGTGAACGGCTCGACCGGCTTTGCCGGGGCCGAGGGGCCGCTGCCGGTGCTGGAGGGCGAGTTGGCGGCGCTGGCTGCGAGCCTGCGGGCGGATTACGAGGCGGTGGCGGCGCGGAAGCTGGTCATCTGAACCCCCATCTTACGCCACGGCGACCTGTGGCACACACGCCTCCCTCGCGCCATTGTGTTGGTCAACCCCCTGACCATTCTGGTAAACAGCCGCTATGAGGCCGCCCCAGAACGGCAGACCGAAATCATGAGGCAGTGAGATGGAACCCCTACAGGCCGCGCAGGCCATCGACTTTTCGCTGATCGCGCTTTTCCTGCGCGCCTCGCTGACGGTCAAGATCGTGATGATCGTGCTGATCCTGGCCTCGTTCTGGTCCTGGGCCATCATCATCCAGAAGCTGATCGCCTATACCGCCGCGCGGACCGATGCCAATGGCTTCGACCGCCGCTTCTGGTCGGGCGAGCCGCTGGACGATCTCTACGACCGGATGAGCGACCGCCCCAAGGGCGCGATGGAGCGGATCTTTTCCGCCGGCATGACCGAATGGCGGCGCAGCCATCGTGACGATGGCGGGCTGATCCCCGGCGCCACCCAGCGCATCGACCGGGCGATGAACGTCGCCATCCAGCGCGAGGAAAGCCGGCTGATGCGCGGCCTCTCGTTCCTCGCCACCACCGGCTCGACCGCGCCCTTCATCGGGCTTTTCGGCACCGTCTGGGGCATCAAGACCGCCTTCGAGCGCATTGCCGTCAGCCAGAACACCAACCTCGCCGTGGTCGCGCCGGGCATTGCCGAGGCGCTGGTCGCCACCGCGCTTGGCCTTCTGGCCGCGATCCCGGCCGTGGTCTTCTACAACAAGCTTTCGGGCGATGCCGACCGGGTCGTCGGCGGCTGGGGTGCCTTCGCCGACGAGTTCTCGACCATCTTGTCGCGGCAGTTGGACGGGGAGTAACCCATGGCCGACGTCGTCACGCGCGAGCGCAGGAAAGGCCGGGGCCGCCGGCGCAACAAGCCCATGGCCGAGATCAACGTCACGCCCTTCGTCGACGTGATGCTGGTGCTCTTGATCATCTTCATGGTTGCCGCGCCGCTGCTGACCGTGGGCGTGCCGCTGGAACTGCCGCGCACCGCCGCGACCGCCGTTCCCTCGGAACCCGAGGAGCCGCTGGTCATCTCGGTGACCGCCGAGGGTCCGATCGTGCTGATGAACGAGGAAATCGCCGAGACCGAACTGGTCAGCAAGCTGCAGGCGGTCATTGGCGAGCGCCAGACCGACCGCATCTTCCTGCGCGCCGACGGGGCGATCCCCTATGCCCGCGTGGTACAGGTCATGGGCGCGATGAACGTCGCCGGCTTCACCAATATCGTGCTGGTCACCGATGCTGGCGGCCCGCGCATGGATGGCTGAGCCGATGGACCGTTCGGAACGGATCGGCAGATGGGTCTCGGGCATAGGCCATGTCGGCATCCTGGGCTGGGCCGCGATTGGGGGGGCCTTGTTTGGGCCACAGCCCTCGCCGCCGATCCAGATGACCCAGGTCGCGACCATGACCGAGGCCGAGTTTCAGGACTTCGCCGCCGCTTCGCGCGGGGCTGGCCCGGTGCAGGGCCAGCAGCAGGAGGTGGCAACGCTGCCCCAGCCTGCCGCCGATGACGTGCAATCGGGCGCGCTGGAAGCCGCGCAATCGCCCGAGCCCGAGGCCGAGGCGCAGCCCCTGCCCGAACCCGAGACCGAGGACGCGCCCGACCTGACCGATCTCGCCGAGGCGCAGCCGCCGGTCGAGGTGGCAACGGCCCTGCCGCAGCAGGCACTGCCGAGCCGGAGCGAGGAGCCGGCGGAAACCGCGCCGCAGCCGGTGACCCCGCCGGCAGCCGAGACCGCCACGCCGCAGCCCGAGGCGCCGGAAACCCCGGCCCTGCCCGATGCGGCAGTGACCCCGCCAAGCCTGCCCGAACCGCCGGCACCGCCGCGCTCGGAGCTGGCGCTCGACAATTCACCGCGTCCGCGCGGCCGGCCCGATGGGTTGGTCGAGAACCGCAACCGCCGGCTGGCCGAAGAGGCGCGACAGGCGCAGGAAGCCGCGCGCCGTCAGGCCGAAGCCGAGGAGGCCGCGCGCGAAGAGGCCGCCGAGGCGGAGCGGCAAGCAGCAGAGGCCGAGGCCGAAGCCCGTGCCCGTGCCGAGGCGGATCAGGCCCGCTCCCGCGAGGAAGCGGCCGCACGCGAGGCCGAGGAGGCCCGACGCGCCGAAGCGGAACGGCAGGCAGCCGCAGAGGCCGAAGCCGAGCGGCTGGAGCAGGAACGGCTGGAGCAGGAGCGGGCAGAGGCGGATCGCCTCGCCGCCGAGGAAGCTGAGCGCCAGCGGCAGGAGGATGAACGCCTCGCCGCCGAACGCGAGCAGCAGGAGCGCGAAGCCGCAGAAGCCGCTGAGGCCGAGCGTGACCGCATCGCCGCCGAAGAGGCCGAGCGCGCGCGTCAGGAGGCAGCAGAGGCCGAACAGGCCGCCCGCGACGCCGAAGCCGCCGCAGAAGAGGCCCGCCAGCGCGCCGAGGAAGCCAGCCCCGATCAGGACGCGCTGACCGCTGCCCTCTCCGAGGCGCTTGGCGACCCGGCAGCGGACAGCGACAGCGGCGGCGGCGCCACCGATGGCGCACCCCTGTCCTTGAGCGAGCGCGAGGGCTTCCGGCTGGCGATCAACGAATGCTGGCGCGTCGGCTCGCTGTCTCGCGAGGCGCAGGCGACCAGCGTGACCGTGGCCTTCTCGATGTCGCAGAACGGCATGCCCGAACCGGGCACGATGCGGCTGATGGGCCATTCCGGCGGCAGCCCGGCGGCGGCGCAGCAGGCCTATGAGGCAGCGCAGCGCGCGGTGCTGAACTGCGCCGGCACCGGCTACGGCCTGCCGGTCGAGAAATACAACCGCTGGAAGGACGTGATCATCGACTTCAGCCCCAATGGCGTGGGGGTGAAGTGATGCCGGCCCTGCGCGCGAGGGTTGCCGCGATGGCGAAATGTCACAACCGCAAGATTATTGTCATTGAAAACGCGCCCCTGCGCGAAGTTCCCGAATGATGGCGCTTCCCCGTGCCGCGATACAAAGGTAGACCGTGACCATGATGCGACACCTGACCCTGGCCCTTGCCTTCGGCCTGACCACCGCCCTCACCGCCCCCGCCTTCGCGCAGGATGACGGCCCGCTGCGCATCGAGATCACCGATGGCGTGGTCGAACCACTGCCCATCGCCATCGCCGCTTTCCAGGGCAGCGACGAGGTCACCGGGCTGGTCAGGAACCTGATCGCCGCCGACCTGACCGGCACCGACCTGTTCCGCGAGATTCCGACCAGCGCACATCTGTCGAGCCGCGAAAGCTTCGAGGAGCCGATCGCCTACGAGGACTGGCGGGCAGTCAATGCCGAGGCGCTGGTGACGGGCGAGGTGACGGTTACGGGCGACACGGTCAGCGTCAAGTTCCGGCTGTTCGACGTGGTTTCGGGCCAGCCGCTTGGCGACGGGATGCAGATGCAATCGGCCAAGGCCGACTGGCGCCGCGCCGCCCACAAGGTCGCCGACCAGGTCTATGCAAGGCTGACCGGCGAGAAGCCCTATTTCGACAGCCGCGTCGCCTTCGTGCAGGAATCCGGTCCCAAGGACGCGCGGATGAAGCGGCTGGGGATCATGGATTACGACGGCGCAAATATCGACTGGATGACCGACGATTCCGCGCTGGTCCTGTCGCCGCGCATGTCGCCCAATGGCAATTCCATCCTGTTCACCAGCTTCGAATCGGGCTTTCCGCAGATCAAGCTGATGGATGTGGCCAGCGTCACCTCGCGGCCGCTGACCCAGTCGGCCGACAGCATGGCCTTTTCGCCGCGCTATTCGCCTGATGGCCGCTGGATCGTCTTCTCGCTGGAGAAGGCCGGGAATTCCGACATCTGGCAGATGGACCCGGCCAGCGGCGCCGCGCGCCCGCTGATCGAATCGCCCGCGATCGAGACCTCGCCCAGCTACAGCCCCAATGGCAGCCAGATCGTCTTTGAGAGCGACCGCTCGGGCACGCCGCAGCTTTACACCATCGCCGCCGATGGCAGCGGCGAGCCCACGCGGATCAGCTTTGGCGAGGGCCGCTATGGCACGCCGGTCTGGTCGCCGCTGGGGGACCTGATCGCCTTCACCCGGCAGATCGGCGAGAAATTCCACATCGGGGTGATGCGGGCCGATGGCTCGAACGAGAAAATCCTGACGGAATCATTCCTTGACGAGGGCCCCACCTGGGCGCCCAATGGCCGGGTGGTGATGTTCACCCGCGTCACGCCCGGCGGCAATGGCGAGCCGCGGCTGCATTCGGTGGACATTACCGGTCGCAACATGCGACCGCTGGATCTGAGTTTTGCGGCCTCGGACCCGGCCTGGGGGCCGCTGCTGCCATGAGGGACAAGATGAAACACCATGTGACGATTGCGCTTCTTGCCGTTGCGGGCCTGCTGTCGGCCTGCGCCCAGCCCACCCCGCCGCAGATGATCAGCGACCCCTATGCCAATGCCGGCGCGGGCGCGATCTACCAGGGCGACCTGCAGGGCGGCTCGCTTGGCGGCACCGCCAGCGCCGAGTATTTCCGCAGCACGGTCGGCGACACGGTGATCTTCCCGGCGGACCAGACCACGCTGACCGCCGAAGCGCGCACCATCCTGGCGCGTCAGGCCGCATGGCTGACCGAGAATACCGGCTTCACCGCCAGCGTTGCCGGCCATGCCGACGAGAAGGGCACGCGGGAATACAACCTCGCGCTTGGTGCACGGCGCGCCAATTCGGTGCAGGAATACCTGATCTCGCAAGGGGTCGAGGCCGGGCGCGTGCGCACCAATACCTATGGCAAGGAACGCCCGCTCGAGGTCTGCTCGACGGAGCTTTGCTTTGCCAAGAACCGCCGGGCGCAGACCGTGGTCACGCAAGGGGCCGGCGCATGATCCGCAGCGCGGCGTTTGCCCTGGCGCTGACCCTCGGGTCGGCCGGCCTGGCCGCCGCGCAAACGGCGGATGCCCCCGCCATGCCCGCACTGGACGCGGCACCGGCCAATTCGCAGGCCGATGCGGCGACGCTGGCTGATCTGCGCACGCAATTGGGTCAACTGACCGACGAGCTGCAGGCGCTGCGGGGCGAACTGGTCGCCTCGGGCGCTGCCGGGTTTCAGGCGGCGGGGGGCGACAGCGCCATCGACCGGATGAACGCGATGGAGGCGCAGCTGAGCCGGCTGACCGGCCAGACCGAGAAGCTGCAGCACGAGATCCAGCGCGTCGTGCGCGACGGCACCCGGCGGATCGGCGATATCGAGTTCCGCCTGTGCGAGATGGACGCGAATTGCGATCTGGGCGCGCTGATGACCCAGCCCGATCTGGGCAGCCAGGGCGGCGGCGGCGGCGTTTCGGTCGGCGGGCAGACAGCGCCCGCAACGGCGGAGGAAACCGGCGCGGCAACGCCCACCGGGGCCGAGCAGCAGGATTTCGACCGGGCCCAGGAGGTGCTCGGTCAGGGTGACTTTCTCCGCGCAGCAGAACTCTTCGCGGCCGTTGCCCAAACCCATGCCGGCGGACCGCTGACCGCCGAGGCGCTGTTCATGCGCGGCTCGGCGCTGGACAACGCGGGAGATGCCAAGGGCGCGGCGACTGCATGGCTCGAGGCCTTTGCCGCCGATCCGCAGGGCAGCCGTTCGGCCGAAAGCCTCTTGGGCATTGCCCGGATCATCAGCGAAACCGATGAGCCGCAGACCGCCTGCCTCTATCTCTCCGAGATCCCGGTGCGCTTTGCCGGCACGGATGCAGCGACCGAGGCCGAGCGGCGGATGGCGGCGCTGGAGTGCGGTGCGGGCGAGTTGCCGGAGGGCACCGACCCGGAAGCCGCTGCCGATCTGGCCGATGAAGGCTGAGAGCGCGGGCGGCGACCCTGTTGCCTTCCGGGTCCATGCCGCGCTGGACAGACTGGCGGGCGATCTGCCGGGCCTTGGCATTGCCTTGTCGGGCGGGGGCGATTCGACCGCGCTGATGCATCTGGCGAAAGACTGGGCGCGCGGACGGCGGCTGATGGCGGCCACCGTCGATCACGGGCTGCGCGAGGGCAGCGCCGAGGAGGCGCAGGCGGCGCACCGGGCGGCGCTGGCGCTGGAGATCCCCCATGCCACCCTGCTCTGGCGGCGCGATACCGAGGCCGGCAACCTGATGGCCAATGCCCGGGACGCGCGCCTGCGGCTGATCTCGGGCTGGGCGCAGCGCAACAACCTGACGGCGGTGCTGCTGGGCCATACGCTGGACGATCAGGCCGAGACGCTGCTGATGCGCATGGCGCGCGGCGCGGGCGTCGACGGTCTGGCCGGTATGGCCGAATGGCGCGACGCCTTCGGCATCCGCTGGATCAGGCCGATGCTGGGCGTGGGCCGGGCGGAACTGCGCGACTGGCTGGCCGCGCGCCAGATCGGCTGGATCGATGATCCGAGCAACGAGAACGAGGGCTTCGACCGGGTGCGGATGCGCAAGGCAATGGCGGCGACCGGTCTGCGTCCCGAGCCGCTGGCACTCGCCGCCGAGAACATCGCGCTGGCGCGCGAGGCGCTGCAATTCTACACCGCCGAGGCGGCGCAGGATGCCGGGACCGCCAATGGCACGCTGGTCCTGCCGCGCGGCCCCTTTCGTCGCAGCCCGCCCGAGATCCACCGCCGCCTGATCATCGCCGCAACCCGCTGGATCACCGGCGCGGATTATTCTCCCCGCCGCGCCACCGTCAGCCATGCGCTGGCGGGCATCGCCGCCGGCAGCCGGGTGACGCTGGATGGCGCGCTGCTGGCGCCCTCGGGCGACCGGCTGCGGATCGTCCGCGAACCCGCCGCCGCGCTGCGCGCCGCCCCCGCCTTGCCCGATGGCGATGACAGCGACCTGGTCTGGGACAACCGCTGGCGGGTCGGTGGGCTTCAGCCCGGCCAGCATGTCGCCGCGCTGGGGTTCGAGTCGCTGACCCTGCCGCAAGCCGCCTGGCGCGCCTCGGGCCTGACGCGCGACGAGGCGGCCAGCAGCCCGGCCATCTGGGAGGGCGAGCGGCTGGTTGCCGCCCCGGTTCTGCGTCAGACACCCTATACCGCCCGCCCGATGCGGGGGCTCGAGCAGTTTCGGGGGCTGATCTTTGCACATTAACCCGCGCGCGCGGCAAAGCGCGCATTGAACCCCGCCCGATAATCCCTATTTTCTGTCGCAACTGTTTCCGCTCGGAGGTCCCGTCTTGGGCAATGCACGCAATCTGGCCGTCTGGGTCGCCCTGTTCCTGATGGTGCTGATGCTGTTCAACGTCTTCAATGACGGTGGCGCACCGCTGAACAGCCGCCAGATCACCTATTCCGACTTCATCCAGCGCGCCCAGAGCGACCAGATCCAGTCCGTCACCATCGACGGCGAGGATATCACCATCGTCGGCACCGACGGGCAGAACTATGTCACCGTGCGCCCGATGGGCGAAGAGATTACCGACAAGCTGATCGCCGAGGGTGTCGAGGTTCAGGTCGTCAAGCAGCAGCAATCCGGCTTCATGTCGATGCTGGGCGTCTGGCTGCCCTTCATTCTGCTGATCGGCGTCTGGATCTTCTTCATGAACCGGATGCAGGGCGGTGGCCGTGGCGGCGCCATGGGCTTTGGCAAGTCCAAGGCCAAGCTCTTGACCGAAAAGCATGGCCGCGTGACCTTCGACGACGTGGCCGGTATCGACGAGGCCAAGGAGGAGTTGGAAGAGATCGTCGAATTCCTGCGCAACCCGCAGAAGTTCAGCCGTCTTGGCGGCAAGATCCCGAAAGGCGCGCTGCTGGTTGGTCCTCCGGGCACCGGTAAAACCCTGCTGGCCCGCGCGATCGCTGGCGAGGCCGGTGTCCCCTTCTTCACCATCTCGGGTTCGGATTTCGTCGAGATGTTCGTCGGCGTCGGCGCAAGCCGCGTGCGCGACATGTTCGAGCAGGCCAAGAAAAGCGCCCCCTGCATCGTCTTCATCGACGAGATCGACGCCGTGGGCCGCGCCCGTGGCGTGGGCATCGGCGGCGGCAATGACGAGCGCGAGCAGACGCTGAACCAGCTTCTGGTCGAGATGGACGGCTTCGAGGCCAACGAAGGCATCATCATCATCGCCGCCACCAACCGCAAGGACGTGCTGGACCCGGCGTTGCTGCGCCCGGGCCGTTTCGACCGCCAGATCCATGTGCCGAACCCCGATATCAAGGGCCGCGAGAAGATCCTCGGCGTCCATTCGCGCAAAGTGCCGGTCGGCCCCGATGTCGACCTGCGCATCATTGCCCGCGGCACGCCCGGCTTCTCGGGCGCCGACCTGATGAACCTGGTGAACGAGGCCGCGCTGGCCGCTGCCCGCATCGGCCGCCGCTTTGTCAGCATGGAAGATTTCGAGAACGCCAAGGACAAGGTCATGCTGGGCGTCGAGCGCCGCAGCATGGTCCTGACCCCCGAGCAGAAGGAAAAGACCGCCTATCACGAGGCCGGCCATGCCATCGTCGGCCTGTCGTTGCCGAAATGCGATCCGGTCTACAAGGCGACGATCATCCCGCGCGGTGGTGCGCTGGGGATGGTGGTGTCGCTGCCCGAGATGGACCGGCTGAACTTCCACAAGGACGAGGCCAAGCAGAAGCTGGCCATGACCATGGCGGGCAAGGCAGCCGAGATCATCAAATACGGCGAAGAAGGCGTGTCTAACGGCCCCGCCGGCGACATCCAGCAGGCCAGCCAGTTGGCCCGCGCCATGGTGATGCGCTGGGGCATGTCTGACAAGGTCGGCAATATCGACTATGCCGAGGCGCATGAGGGCTATAACGGCTCGACCGGTGGCTTCTCGATCTCGGCCTCGACCAAGGAACTGATCGAGCAGGAGGTCCATGACCTGATCGAACAGGGCTATCAGGACGCCCGCCGCATCCTGCTGGAAAAGGACGAGGAATTCGAGCGACTGGCCAAGGGCCTCTTGGAATACGAGACGCTGACCGGCGAAGAGATCGGCAAGGTCATTCGCGGCGAACAGCTGGGCGGCGATGACAACACGCCGGGCAGCTCGATCCCCTCGGTGACCTCGGTGCCGAAGGCGGGCGAGGCGAAGCCCGCCCCCGGTGGCGACCCTGCCCCGGCCTGAGCCACGGCTTTCCCAAAACTGGAACCCCGGCCCCTCGCGGCCGGGGTTTTTCGTTGGGCTGTGACCATGAGGCGCGGGCGGTTTTCCCCGCGCCCCCTTGCCTCTGGCGGCGCATGGGTGCATGTCCCCGCCCAAGATGAGCCAGTTTGACAACATCCCCGACATGACCGCCCTGCGCGCCCGCATCGACGCGCTGGATGCCGAGCTGATCGCCATGCTGGCCGAACGCAGCGCCCTGATCGACCGGGCGGCGCGGATCAAGGCGCGGGACGGGTTGCCGGCGCGGATCGATGACCGCGTCGAGGAGGTGGTCGCAAACGTCTGCCGTCATGCCGCCGATGCCGGGCTGGACCCCGCTCTGATCGAGCATATCTGGCGCAGGCTGATCGATGCCGCCATAGATCAGGAAGACCGCCATCTGAAGGGAGAGCAGGAATGAGCGCCACGCTGATCGACGGAAAAGCCTTCGCCGCCGGGCTGCGGACCCGTATCGCCACCGAAGTGGCGGCGATGAAGGCCCAAGGGATCACGCCGGGTCTGGCGGTCGTGCTGGTCGGCGAGGACCCGGCGAGCCAGGTCTATGTCCGCTCGAAGGGCAAGCAGACGCTCGAGGTCGGGATGAACTCGTATGAGCACAAGCTGCCGGCCGAGACGCCCGAGGCCGATCTGCTGGCGCTGATCGAGCGGCTGAATGCCGATCCGGCGGTGAACGGGATCCTGGTGCAACTGCCCCTGCCCGCGCATATGGACGAGGAAGCGGTCATCAATGCCATCCTGCCAGAGAAGGACGTGGACGGCTTCACTGTGCTGAATGTCGGCCGTCTGGC is a window of Paracoccus zhejiangensis DNA encoding:
- a CDS encoding sulfotransferase-like domain-containing protein translates to MWSGPRNLSTAMMRSFGARGDCACVDEPFYAAYLAATGLDHPMRAAVLASQPQDWRVAREALMGPVVQPIQYQKHMVQHMLPGMETDWLDGLVNVFLIREPERVVASFSAKRGLPDAGELGFRRQRELYEELVSRGKRPVVIDSADIRRAPEPALRALCAAIGIDFTPRMLGWTPGAKPEDGVWGAHWYDAVNGSTGFAGAEGPLPVLEGELAALAASLRADYEAVAARKLVI
- the tolQ gene encoding protein TolQ is translated as MEPLQAAQAIDFSLIALFLRASLTVKIVMIVLILASFWSWAIIIQKLIAYTAARTDANGFDRRFWSGEPLDDLYDRMSDRPKGAMERIFSAGMTEWRRSHRDDGGLIPGATQRIDRAMNVAIQREESRLMRGLSFLATTGSTAPFIGLFGTVWGIKTAFERIAVSQNTNLAVVAPGIAEALVATALGLLAAIPAVVFYNKLSGDADRVVGGWGAFADEFSTILSRQLDGE
- a CDS encoding ExbD/TolR family protein, with product MADVVTRERRKGRGRRRNKPMAEINVTPFVDVMLVLLIIFMVAAPLLTVGVPLELPRTAATAVPSEPEEPLVISVTAEGPIVLMNEEIAETELVSKLQAVIGERQTDRIFLRADGAIPYARVVQVMGAMNVAGFTNIVLVTDAGGPRMDG
- a CDS encoding protein TolA; translated protein: MAEPMDRSERIGRWVSGIGHVGILGWAAIGGALFGPQPSPPIQMTQVATMTEAEFQDFAAASRGAGPVQGQQQEVATLPQPAADDVQSGALEAAQSPEPEAEAQPLPEPETEDAPDLTDLAEAQPPVEVATALPQQALPSRSEEPAETAPQPVTPPAAETATPQPEAPETPALPDAAVTPPSLPEPPAPPRSELALDNSPRPRGRPDGLVENRNRRLAEEARQAQEAARRQAEAEEAAREEAAEAERQAAEAEAEARARAEADQARSREEAAAREAEEARRAEAERQAAAEAEAERLEQERLEQERAEADRLAAEEAERQRQEDERLAAEREQQEREAAEAAEAERDRIAAEEAERARQEAAEAEQAARDAEAAAEEARQRAEEASPDQDALTAALSEALGDPAADSDSGGGATDGAPLSLSEREGFRLAINECWRVGSLSREAQATSVTVAFSMSQNGMPEPGTMRLMGHSGGSPAAAQQAYEAAQRAVLNCAGTGYGLPVEKYNRWKDVIIDFSPNGVGVK
- the tolB gene encoding Tol-Pal system beta propeller repeat protein TolB, which encodes MTMMRHLTLALAFGLTTALTAPAFAQDDGPLRIEITDGVVEPLPIAIAAFQGSDEVTGLVRNLIAADLTGTDLFREIPTSAHLSSRESFEEPIAYEDWRAVNAEALVTGEVTVTGDTVSVKFRLFDVVSGQPLGDGMQMQSAKADWRRAAHKVADQVYARLTGEKPYFDSRVAFVQESGPKDARMKRLGIMDYDGANIDWMTDDSALVLSPRMSPNGNSILFTSFESGFPQIKLMDVASVTSRPLTQSADSMAFSPRYSPDGRWIVFSLEKAGNSDIWQMDPASGAARPLIESPAIETSPSYSPNGSQIVFESDRSGTPQLYTIAADGSGEPTRISFGEGRYGTPVWSPLGDLIAFTRQIGEKFHIGVMRADGSNEKILTESFLDEGPTWAPNGRVVMFTRVTPGGNGEPRLHSVDITGRNMRPLDLSFAASDPAWGPLLP
- a CDS encoding OmpA family protein, encoding MKHHVTIALLAVAGLLSACAQPTPPQMISDPYANAGAGAIYQGDLQGGSLGGTASAEYFRSTVGDTVIFPADQTTLTAEARTILARQAAWLTENTGFTASVAGHADEKGTREYNLALGARRANSVQEYLISQGVEAGRVRTNTYGKERPLEVCSTELCFAKNRRAQTVVTQGAGA
- a CDS encoding tetratricopeptide repeat protein; translated protein: MIRSAAFALALTLGSAGLAAAQTADAPAMPALDAAPANSQADAATLADLRTQLGQLTDELQALRGELVASGAAGFQAAGGDSAIDRMNAMEAQLSRLTGQTEKLQHEIQRVVRDGTRRIGDIEFRLCEMDANCDLGALMTQPDLGSQGGGGGVSVGGQTAPATAEETGAATPTGAEQQDFDRAQEVLGQGDFLRAAELFAAVAQTHAGGPLTAEALFMRGSALDNAGDAKGAATAWLEAFAADPQGSRSAESLLGIARIISETDEPQTACLYLSEIPVRFAGTDAATEAERRMAALECGAGELPEGTDPEAAADLADEG
- the tilS gene encoding tRNA lysidine(34) synthetase TilS, with the protein product MKAESAGGDPVAFRVHAALDRLAGDLPGLGIALSGGGDSTALMHLAKDWARGRRLMAATVDHGLREGSAEEAQAAHRAALALEIPHATLLWRRDTEAGNLMANARDARLRLISGWAQRNNLTAVLLGHTLDDQAETLLMRMARGAGVDGLAGMAEWRDAFGIRWIRPMLGVGRAELRDWLAARQIGWIDDPSNENEGFDRVRMRKAMAATGLRPEPLALAAENIALAREALQFYTAEAAQDAGTANGTLVLPRGPFRRSPPEIHRRLIIAATRWITGADYSPRRATVSHALAGIAAGSRVTLDGALLAPSGDRLRIVREPAAALRAAPALPDGDDSDLVWDNRWRVGGLQPGQHVAALGFESLTLPQAAWRASGLTRDEAASSPAIWEGERLVAAPVLRQTPYTARPMRGLEQFRGLIFAH
- the ftsH gene encoding ATP-dependent zinc metalloprotease FtsH, with the translated sequence MGNARNLAVWVALFLMVLMLFNVFNDGGAPLNSRQITYSDFIQRAQSDQIQSVTIDGEDITIVGTDGQNYVTVRPMGEEITDKLIAEGVEVQVVKQQQSGFMSMLGVWLPFILLIGVWIFFMNRMQGGGRGGAMGFGKSKAKLLTEKHGRVTFDDVAGIDEAKEELEEIVEFLRNPQKFSRLGGKIPKGALLVGPPGTGKTLLARAIAGEAGVPFFTISGSDFVEMFVGVGASRVRDMFEQAKKSAPCIVFIDEIDAVGRARGVGIGGGNDEREQTLNQLLVEMDGFEANEGIIIIAATNRKDVLDPALLRPGRFDRQIHVPNPDIKGREKILGVHSRKVPVGPDVDLRIIARGTPGFSGADLMNLVNEAALAAARIGRRFVSMEDFENAKDKVMLGVERRSMVLTPEQKEKTAYHEAGHAIVGLSLPKCDPVYKATIIPRGGALGMVVSLPEMDRLNFHKDEAKQKLAMTMAGKAAEIIKYGEEGVSNGPAGDIQQASQLARAMVMRWGMSDKVGNIDYAEAHEGYNGSTGGFSISASTKELIEQEVHDLIEQGYQDARRILLEKDEEFERLAKGLLEYETLTGEEIGKVIRGEQLGGDDNTPGSSIPSVTSVPKAGEAKPAPGGDPAPA
- a CDS encoding chorismate mutase; translation: MSQFDNIPDMTALRARIDALDAELIAMLAERSALIDRAARIKARDGLPARIDDRVEEVVANVCRHAADAGLDPALIEHIWRRLIDAAIDQEDRHLKGEQE